One Tripterygium wilfordii isolate XIE 37 chromosome 10, ASM1340144v1, whole genome shotgun sequence DNA segment encodes these proteins:
- the LOC120007205 gene encoding uncharacterized protein LOC120007205, with protein MLPPELQSRSFRPYIAASLSSPSLSSQSFEGSGNGLRYSPDRNPNPNDRFSGDDSSNVGSRSRFSPSAFVHNYRIAVALVPCAAFLLDLGGAPVVATLILGLMVAYILDSLNFKSGSFFGVWFSLVAAQMAFFFSSSIFLTFNSILLGLFAAFLCAHCNFLIGVWASLQFKWIQLENPSIVLALERLLFACTPFCASALFTWATISAVGMDNASYHLMVFNCLFYWLYSIPRLSSFKAKSEAKYHGGEIPDDNLILGQLESCFHCLNLLFSPLLFHIASHYSVIFSSAASVCDLFLLFFIPFLFLLYASTRGALWWLTKNVRQLHSIRVVNGAVALVIVVICLEIRVIFHSFGKYIQVPPPLNYLLVTLTMLGGAAGTGAYALGMVSDAFSSVAFTALAVVVSAAGAIVVGFPILFIPLPSATGFYLARFFTKKSLPSYFAFVVLGSLMVMWFVLHNFWDLNIWLAGMSLKSFCKLIVASVVLALAVPGLALLPSKLYFLTEVGLISHALLLCHIEDRFFSNSGLYYYGWDDDVMYPSYVVIVTTFLGLALVRRLYADRRMGQKAVWILTCLYSSKLALLFISSKSVVWVSAVLLLSVSPPLLLYKDKSRTASKMKPWQGCAHASVVALAVWFCRETIFEALQWWNGRAPSDGLLLGFCIILIGLACVPIVYLHFSHVLSAKRSLVLVLATGLLFIMMQPPISLSWTYRSDLIKAARQSADDISIYGFMASKPTWPSWLLIIAVLLTLAAITSVIPIKYIVELRAFYSIAMGIALGIYISAEYFLQAAVLHALIVVTMVCASVFVVFTHFPSASSTKLLPWVFALLVALFPVTYLLEGQVRIKSILDNSGIGDMGEEDRKLTTLLAVEGARTSLLGLYAAIFMLIALEIKFELASLMREKAIERGGIRHSQSGQSSSTSFAPRMRFMQQRRASSVATFTIKRMAAEGAWMPAVGNVATLMCFAICLILNVNLTGGSNQAIFFLAPILLLLNQDSDFIAGFGDKQRYFPVTLAISAYLVLTALYSIWEEVWHGNAGWGIEIGGAGWFFAVKNLALLILTFPSHIIFCRFVWSFSKQNDSTPLLTLPLNLPSIIITDVIKVRILGLLGIIYSIAQYIISRQQYISGLKYI; from the exons ATGTTGCCGCCGGAGCTTCAGTCTCGCTCCTTCCGACCGTATATCGCGGCTTCACTGAGTAGTCCTTCTCTCTCCTCACAGTCCTTCGAAGGCAGCGGCAATGGCCTTCGTTACTCCCCCGACCGCAACCCTAACCCTAACGATCGGTTTTCCGGGGACGATTCGTCAAACGTTGGTTCTCGATCTCGATTTTCCCCTTCTGCTTTCGTTCACAATTATCGGATCGCCGTTGCTCTGGTCCCGTGCGCTGCGTTTCTGCTGGACCTAGGCGGCGCTCCCGTGGTGGCCACCTTGATTTTGGGCCTTATGGTAGCCTACATACTTGATTCCCTCAACTTCAAGTCTGGTTCCTTCTTCGGCGTCTGGTTCTCACTTGTTGCGGCTCAGATGGCCTTCTTCTTCAGCTCCTCCATCTTCCTCACATTCAACTCCATCCTTCTTGGCCTTTTCGCCGCGTTCCTTTGTGCCCACTGCAACTTCCTCATCGGAGTCTGGGCTTCCCTGCAGTTCAAGTGGATCCAGCTCGAGAACCCTTCAATTGTCCTTGCTCTTGAGCGCCTCTTGTTTGCTTGTACTCCTTTCTGTGCCTCTGCACTCTTCACCTGGGCAACCATATCTGCCGTCGGTATGGACAATGCTTCTTACCATCTCATGGTTTTTAATTGCCTTTTCTATTGGCTCTACTCTATTCCTCGTCTATCTTCGTTTAAGGCAAAAAGTGAAGCAAAATACCATGGCGGAGAAATTCCTGATGATAACTTAATCCTTGGCCAGCTTGAGAGTTGCTTCCATTGTTTGAATTTGCTGTTTTCCCCCCTCTTGTTTCACATTGCTTCTCACTATTCGGTTATATTTTCGTCAGCTGCTTCCGTTTGTGATttgttccttcttttctttattcCTTTCTTATTCCTACTATATGCTTCAACAAGGGGTGCGCTTTGGTGGTTGACTAAAAATGTGCGCCAGCTGCATAGTATTCGTGTGGTAAACGGTGCTGTTGCTTTGGTTATTGTTGTGATTTGTTTGGAGATTAGAGTTATTTTTCATTCCTTTGGGAAGTACATCCAAGTGCCACCACCACTGAACTATCTTCTAGTGACCTTAACGATGCTTGGAGGGGCTGCGGGAACTGGTGCTTATGCACTTGGGATGGTGTCAGATGCCTTCAGTTCAGTGGCCTTCACTGCATTGGCTGTTGTTGTCAGTGCTGCTGGTGCTATTGTTGTGGGGTTTCCTATACTg TTCATTCCGCTCCCATCAGCTACTGGCTTTTATTTGGCTCGTTTTTTCACAAAGAAGAGCCTGCCCTCATACTTCGCATTTGTTGTGCTCGGCAGTTTGATGGTCATGTGGTTTGTGTTGCATAATTTCTGGGATCTAAATATTTGGTTAGCAGGGATGTCTCTTAAATCCTTTTGTAAGCTCATAGTTGCTAGTGTTGTCCTAGCCCTGGCTGTTCCTGGTTTAGCTCTTCTTCCAtcaaaactttattttttgACTGAGGTTGGTTTGATCAGCCATGCATTGCTCCTATGCCACATTGAGGATCGGTTTTTCAGCAATTCGGGCCTATACTATTATGGTTGGGATGATGACGTGATGTACCCAAGCTACGTGGTTATTGTAACAACTTTTTTGGGTTTGGCTCTGGTCAGAAGGCTATATGCAGATCGCCGTATGGGGCAAAAGGCAGTTTGGATTTTGACTTGCCTTTATTCTTCAAAGCTGGCCTTGCTATTTATCTCATCAAAGTCTGTTGTATGGGTGTCTGCGGTGCTTTTACTGTCTGTTTCTCCTCCATTGCTTCTTTACAA GGATAAGTCAAGAACTGCGTCAAAGATGAAACCCTGGCAGGGTTGTGCACATGCTAGTGTGGTTGCTCTAGCGGTGTGGTTTTGCCGTGAAACCATTTTTGAAGCATTACAATGGTGGAACGGGAGAGCTCCATCAGATGGTttacttttgggtttttgtATCATCTTGATTGGATTGGCTTGTGTACCCATCGTTTATCTGCATTTCTCGCATGTTTTG TCTGCAAAGAGAAGCTTGGTGCTGGTGCTGGCCACTGGTCTGCTGTTTATCATGATGCAGCCGCCAATTTCATTATCGTGGACTTACAGATCTGACTTAATTAAAGCTGCTCGTCAATCTGCTGATGACATCTCAATTTATGGTTTCATGGCATCAAAACCTACATGGCCATCTTGGCTTCTTATTATAGCGGTTCTGCTCACTCTAGCTGCTATAACATCCGTCATACCCATCAAGTACATTGTGGAGTTAAGGGCATTCTACTCCATTGCCATGGGGATTGCTCTTGGCATATACATATCAGCTGAGTACTTTCTTCAAGCTGCTGTCCTGCATGCCCTCATTGTTGTGACCATGGTTTGTGCCTCTGTATTTGTGGTATTCACCCATTTCCCGTCTGCCTCAAGCACAAAGCTCCTTCCATGGGTGTTTGCCCTGCTTGTTGCTCTTTTCCCTGTGACTTATTTGTTGGAGGGTCAGGTGAGAATTAAAAGCATTCTTGATAATAGTGGAATTGGAGACATGGGAGAGGAAGACAGAAAGCTCACCACTCTGTTGGCTGTTGAGGGGGCAAGGACATCTCTTCTAGGTCTATATGCAGCAATTTTTATGCTTATAGCGCTGGAGATTAAGTTTGAACTTGCCTCACTTATGCGGGAAAAGGCTAttgaaaggggtggaattagACATAGTCAATCTGGTCAAAGTAGTTCCACTAGTTTTGCACCTCGAATGAGATTCATGCAGCAACGCCGGGCGTCTTCAGTGGCGACTTTCACAATCAAGAGGATGGCAGCTGAGGGAGCTTGGATGCCTGCAGTTGGAAATGTTGCTACTCTAATGTGCTTTGCTATATGCCTAATCTTGAATGTAAACCTTACTGGGGGTTCAAACCAAGCAATATTCTTCCTGGCACCTATTCTACTGCTACTTAACCAAGATTCTGATTTCATTGCTGGATTTGGAGACAAACAGAGGTATTTCCCGGTTACATTAGCGATATCGGCTTACTTAGTCTTGACTGCCTTATACAGCATATGGGAAGAAGTCTGGCACGGGAATGCAGGCTGGGGCATTGAAATTGGCGGCGCGGGCTGGTTTTTTGCGGTCAAGAATTTGGCTCTTCTCATTCTGACATTCCCAAGCCATATCATTTTCTGTCGGTTTGTTTGGAGTTTCTCAAAGCAGAATGATTCAACGCCACTTTTAACACTGCCGCTCAATCTGCCATCCATCATAATAACAGATGTGATTAAGGTTAGGATATTGGGGTTGTTAGGAATTATTTATTCCATAGCCCAGTATATAATCTCTAGACAGCAATATATCTCTGggttaaaatatatttag
- the LOC120007195 gene encoding DEAD-box ATP-dependent RNA helicase 21-like gives MKRPFDDVNGSTLAVTAANNTAKPVFLTKAQREQLAIQRRQQEIEQQKKRQEESVSRPSVTINHKPSDSDRRDKERDHDRERDRDRKRDRDRDREREQRDRERTRERDRESERRNREREREEGAKDRERARLEKLAEREREKELDAIKEQYLGSKKPKKRVIKPSEKFRFSFDWENTEDTSRDMNLIYQNPHEAQLLFGRGFRAGMDRREQKKLAAQNEKDLLEEIRRKEGVEEKPEEAAARKLKEEAADMYDTFDMRVDRHWTEKKLEEMSDRDWRIFREDFNISYKGSKIPRPMRSWDESKLSAELLKAVERAGYKTPSPIQMASIPLGLQQRDVIGIAETGSGKTAAFVLPMLTYISRLPPMSEENEAEGPYAVVMAPTRELAQQIEDETVKFAHYLGIKVVSIVGGQSIEEQGFRIRQGCEVVIATPGRLIDCIERRYAVLNQCNYVVLDEADRMIDMGFEPQIMAVLDAMPSSNLKPENEDEELDEKKIYRTTYMFSATMPPAVERLARKYLRNPVVVNIGTAGKATDLISQHVMMVKESEKFSRLQRLLDDLADKTAMVFVNTKKNADMVAKNLDKNGYRVTTLHGGKSQEQREISLEGFRTRKYNVLVATDVAGRGIDIPDVAHVINYNMPSNIEMYTHRIGRTGRAGKTGVATTFLTLQDTEVFYDLKQMLIQNNSPVPPELAKHEASKFKPGSIPDRPPRRNDTVFTH, from the coding sequence ATGAAGCGACCGTTTGACGACGTAAATGGCTCTACCCTCGCCGTAACCGCCGCAAACAACACAGCCAAACCGGTCTTCTTAACCAAAGCTCAACGCGAACAATTAGCCATTCAGCGCCGCCAACAGGAAATAGAACAGCAGAAGAAACGCCAGGAGGAATCCGTGTCCCGTCCCTCCGTCACCATCAACCATAAACCCTCTGATTCCGACCGCAGGGACAAGGAGCGCGATCATGACAGGGAGCGAGATCGTGATCGGAAACGTGACCGTGACAGAGACAGAGAGCGTGAACAGCGAGACCGTGAGAGGACACGTGAGCGTGACCGGGAGTCCGAGCGGAggaaccgcgagcgggagcggGAAGAGGGGGCAAAAGATCGCGAGCGTGCACGCTTGGAGAAGTTGGCAGAGAGAGAGCGGGAGAAAGAGCTTGATGCAATTAAGGAACAGTATCTCGGTTCTAAGAAACCTAAGAAGAGGGTGATTAAGCCAAGTGAGAAGTTCCGCTTCTCTTTTGATTGGGAAAACACTGAAGATACGTCTAGGGACATGAATTTGATATATCAGAACCCGCATGAGGCCCAGCTCTTGTTCGGAAGGGGTTTTCGTGCTGGAATGGATCGAAGAGAGCAGAAAAAACTCGCCGCCCAAAACGAGAAAGATTTGCTTGAGGAGATTCGTCGGAAGGAGGGTGTGGAAGAGAAGCCTGAGGAGGCTGCGGCGAGAAAGTTGAAGGAGGAAGCTGCTGATATGTATGATACTTTTGATATGAGAGTTGATCGCCACTGGACAGAGAAGAAGCTTGAGGAGATGAGTGACAGAGATTGGAGGATTTTCAGAGAAGATTTCAATATATCATATAAGGGATCCAAGATTCCTAGGCCAATGAGGAGTTGGGATGAGAGTAAACTGAGTGCTGAGCTTCTGAAGGCTGTGGAAAGGGCAGGCTACAAGACGCCATCGCCAATCCAGATGGCTTCCATTCCACTTGGGTTGCAACAAAGAGATGTCATTGGCATTGCGGAGACTGGTTCTGGTAAGACTGCTGCCTTTGTTTTACCTATGCTTACTTACATTTCAAGGCTTCCTCCTATGAGCGAGGAGAATGAGGCTGAAGGGCCTTATGCTGTTGTCATGGCCCCCACTCGTGAACTTGCCCAGCAAATTGAAGATGAGACTGTTAAATTTGCTCATTATTTGGGTATCAAAGTGGTGTCAATTGTTGGTGGGCAGTCCATTGAAGAGCAAGGTTTTAGGATTAGGCAAGGCTGTGAAGTTGTGATTGCAACTCCGGGTCGTTTGATTGATTGCATTGAGAGACGTTATGCTGTTCTGAACCAGTGCAACTATGTTGTTCTTGATGAGGCGGACCGTATGATAGATATGGGTTTTGAGCCTCAGATAATGGCAGTATTGGATGCCATGCCTTCAAGCAATCTCAAACCagaaaatgaagatgaagagCTTGATGAGAAGAAGATCTACAGAACAACTTATATGTTCAGTGCTACTATGCCACCGGCTGTGGAGCGGCTTGCGAGGAAGTACTTGAGGAATCCGGTCGTGGTCAACATTGGCACTGCTGGCAAGGCTACTGACTTAATATCCCAACATGTAATGATGGTGAAGGAATCAGAGAAATTTTCACGATTACAGAGATTGCTTGATGATCTTGCAGATAAAACAGCAATGGTTTTTGTTAACACAAAAAAGAATGCAGATATGGTTGCCAAGAATCTTGATAAAAATGGCTATCGCGTGACAACTTTGCATGGTGGTAAATCGCAGGAGCAGCGAGAAATTAGCCTTGAAGGGTTTAGGACTAGAAAGTACAATGTTCTTGTTGCTACTGATGTTGCGGGACGTGGGATTGATATTCCCGATGTGGCTCACGTCATAAATTACAATATGCCTAGCAATATCGAAATGTACACACATCGTATTGGTAGAACTGGCCGTGCTGGGAAGACAGGTGTGGCCACGACTTTCTTGACTTTGCAGGACACTGAGGTCTTCTATGATCTCAAGCAGATGCTTATACAAAATAATAGTCCGGTGCCCCCCGAGTTAGCTAAGCACGAGGCTTCAAAATTCAAgccaggttcaattcctgacaGACCTCCCAGGCGCAATGACACTGTTTTTACACATTGA
- the LOC120007196 gene encoding nudix hydrolase 13, mitochondrial-like yields MSSSLARSGRHNQRYLDQFRLVAGCIPYKIESNVEDQKCSPESRILVLMVSTPNRNDLVFPKGGWEQDETILEAACREAMEEAGVKGILGEYPLGVWDFRSKSTQNSCSLEGGCRGYMFPLKVDEELDHWPQQATHNRKWLKPEEAFKLCRYDWMRDALRNLLIRLSKDGRVGARGDLDERPIIPVPDTDHHQAVFDSNLVSSTLKNPPPQTVLCRLE; encoded by the exons ATGTCCTCTTCGTTGGCAAGAAGTGGCAGACACAATCAACGGTATCTTGATCAGTTTCGGCTCGTCGCCGG GTGCATCCCTTATAAGATTGAGAGCAATGTCGAGGATCAGAAATGTAGTCCAGAGAGCAGGATTCTTGTCCTCATGGTTTCCACACCAAATCGCAACGATCTGGTATTTCCAAAG GGAGGCTGGGAACAAGATGAGACAATCCTCGAAGCAGCGTGTCGTGAGGCCATGGAGGAAGCTGGAGTAAAAGGAATACTTGGT GAATATCCTCTTGGAGTATGGGACTTCAGAAGCAAGAGCACACAGAATAGCTGCAGCCTGGAAGGAGGATGTAGAGGCTACATGTTTCCATTAAAGGTTGATGAAGAGCTTGACCACTGGCCACAGCAGGCTACTCACAACAGAAAATGG CTTAAACCAGAGGAAGCATTTAAGCTGTGCCGATACGATTGGATGAGGGATGCTCTAAGAAATTTGTTGATCAGATTATCTAAAGATGGTAGAGTTGGAGCAAGAGGAGACTTGGATGAACGTCCCATTATCCCCGTTCCGGATACCGACCATCATCAGGCTGTTTTTGACAGCAATCTGGTGTCCAGCACCCTGAAGAATCCTCCTCCACAAACTGTGCTGTGCAGGCTGGAGTAG
- the LOC120007796 gene encoding 40S ribosomal protein S27-2: MVLQNDIDLLNPPAELEKKKHKLKRLVQSPNSFFMDVKCQGCFNITTVFSHSQTVVVCGNCQTVLCQPTGGRARLTEGCSFRRKGD; this comes from the exons ATG GTTCTTCAAAACGATATTGATTTGCTTAACCCACCAGCGGAGCTTGAGAAGAAGAAGCACAAGCTCAAGCGACTTGTGCAGTCCCCTAACTCATTTTTTATG GATGTGAAGTGCCAGGGTTGCTTCAATAT AACCACGGTGTTCAGCCACTCCCAAACTGTGGTGGTGTGTGGGAATTGCCAGACAGTGTTGTGCCAACCTACTGGTGGCCGTGCTAGGCTTACAGAAGGGTGTTCTTTCAGGAGAAAGGGAGATTGA